A section of the Rhizobium sp. Pop5 genome encodes:
- a CDS encoding adenylate kinase, with amino-acid sequence MRLILLGPPGAGKGTQAQRIVEKHGIPQLSTGDMLRAAVQAGTEIGRRAKAVMDAGKLVSDEIVIAIVSERIDQPDCANGFILDGFPRTLVQADATEAMLKAKGLDLSVVIEFRVDDAELVRRVAGRYSCAQCGSVYHDTDKVPANEGVCDKCGSTHFKRRPDDTPETMTARLQVYYKETSPLIGYYHAKGKLRSVDGMAEIDQVTAEVESILSKL; translated from the coding sequence ATGAGACTTATCCTTTTGGGGCCGCCGGGCGCGGGTAAGGGAACCCAGGCCCAGCGGATCGTGGAAAAGCACGGCATTCCGCAGCTTTCCACGGGGGACATGCTGCGCGCAGCCGTTCAGGCTGGTACTGAAATCGGCAGGCGCGCCAAGGCTGTCATGGACGCCGGCAAGCTCGTCTCAGATGAGATCGTCATCGCCATCGTTTCTGAGCGAATCGATCAGCCGGATTGCGCCAACGGTTTCATTCTCGACGGCTTTCCCAGGACGTTGGTCCAGGCGGATGCCACCGAGGCGATGCTGAAGGCAAAGGGTCTGGATCTCTCCGTCGTCATCGAATTCCGTGTCGATGACGCCGAACTGGTTCGGCGCGTTGCCGGTCGCTACTCCTGTGCGCAGTGCGGCAGCGTCTATCACGACACCGACAAGGTTCCGGCGAACGAGGGCGTTTGCGACAAGTGCGGTTCCACGCACTTCAAACGCCGCCCGGACGACACTCCGGAGACGATGACGGCCCGGCTGCAGGTCTACTACAAGGAAACCTCGCCACTGATCGGCTACTACCATGCCAAGGGCAAGCTCAGGTCCGTGGACGGCATGGCGGAGATCGATCAGGTGACCGCCGAAGTCGAAAGCATTCTTTCCAAGCTTTAA
- the rpsM gene encoding 30S ribosomal protein S13, which translates to MARIAGVNIPTAKRVVIALTYIHGIGPKFAQEIVEKVGIPAERRVHQLTDAEVLQIREAIDRDYQVEGDLRRETAMNIKRLMDLGCYRGLRHRRGLPVRGQRTHTNARTRKGPAKAIAGKKK; encoded by the coding sequence GTGGCACGTATCGCTGGCGTCAACATCCCGACTGCAAAGCGCGTTGTTATAGCGCTGACCTACATTCACGGGATCGGTCCGAAATTCGCACAGGAAATCGTCGAGAAGGTCGGTATCCCGGCTGAACGTCGTGTGCATCAGCTGACGGATGCTGAAGTCCTTCAGATCCGCGAAGCCATCGACCGCGACTATCAGGTCGAGGGTGATCTTCGTCGCGAAACCGCGATGAATATCAAGCGCCTGATGGACCTCGGCTGCTACCGCGGCCTGCGCCATCGCCGCGGCCTTCCGGTCCGCGGTCAGCGCACGCATACCAATGCCCGCACCCGCAAGGGTCCGGCAAAGGCAATCGCTGGCAAGAAGAAGTAA
- the rpsK gene encoding 30S ribosomal protein S11, with product MAKEAVRVRRRERKNISSGVAHVNSTFNNTMITITDAQGNAIAWSSAGAKGFKGSRKSTPFAAQIAAEDCAKKAQEHGMKSLEVEVCGPGSGRESALRALQAAGFMITSIRDVTPIPHNGCRPRKKRRV from the coding sequence ATGGCTAAGGAAGCCGTCCGCGTTCGCCGTCGTGAGCGCAAGAATATCTCGTCGGGTGTCGCTCACGTCAACTCGACCTTCAACAACACGATGATCACCATCACCGATGCGCAGGGCAATGCGATTGCCTGGTCGTCGGCTGGCGCCAAGGGCTTCAAGGGCTCGCGCAAGTCGACCCCGTTCGCTGCCCAGATCGCTGCCGAAGACTGCGCCAAGAAGGCCCAGGAGCACGGCATGAAGTCGCTGGAAGTCGAAGTCTGCGGCCCGGGTTCGGGTCGTGAATCGGCTCTGCGCGCGCTCCAGGCTGCGGGTTTCATGATCACGTCCATCCGCGACGTGACCCCGATCCCGCACAATGGCTGCCGTCCGCGCAAGAAGCGCCGCGTCTGA
- a CDS encoding DNA-directed RNA polymerase subunit alpha: protein MIQKNWQELIKPNKVEFSSSSRTKATLVAEPLERGFGLTLGNALRRVLLSSLRGAAVTAVQIDGVLHEFSSIPGVREDVTDIVLNIKEIAIKMDGDDAKRMVVRKQGPGVVTAGDIQTVGDIEILNPEHVICTLDEGAEIRMEFTVNNGKGYVPAERNRAEDAPIGLIPVDSLYSPVKKVSYKVENTREGQVLDYDKLNMTIETDGSITGEDAVAFAARILQDQLGVFVNFDEPQKETEEEAVTELAFNPALLKKVDELELSVRSANCLKNDNIVYIGDLIQKTEAEMLRTPNFGRKSLNEIKEVLASMGLHLGMEVPAWPPENIEDLAKRYEDQY, encoded by the coding sequence ATGATTCAGAAGAACTGGCAGGAACTGATCAAGCCGAACAAGGTGGAGTTCTCTTCGAGCTCGCGCACCAAGGCGACGCTTGTTGCCGAACCCCTGGAGCGCGGCTTCGGCCTCACCCTCGGCAATGCGCTTCGTCGCGTTCTGCTCTCCTCGCTGCGCGGTGCTGCCGTCACGGCGGTGCAGATCGATGGCGTGCTGCATGAATTCTCCTCGATTCCGGGCGTCCGCGAAGACGTCACGGATATCGTGCTGAACATCAAGGAAATCGCCATCAAGATGGATGGCGACGACGCAAAGCGCATGGTCGTGCGCAAGCAGGGCCCGGGCGTTGTCACCGCTGGCGACATCCAGACGGTCGGCGATATCGAAATCCTCAACCCCGAGCATGTCATCTGCACGCTCGACGAGGGCGCCGAAATCCGTATGGAATTCACCGTCAACAACGGCAAGGGCTACGTTCCGGCCGAACGCAATCGTGCGGAAGACGCTCCGATCGGCCTCATCCCGGTCGACAGCCTCTACTCGCCGGTCAAGAAGGTGTCCTACAAGGTTGAAAATACCCGCGAAGGACAGGTTCTCGACTACGACAAGCTGAACATGACCATCGAAACCGATGGCTCGATCACCGGCGAAGATGCCGTCGCTTTCGCGGCGCGCATTCTCCAGGATCAGCTTGGCGTCTTCGTCAACTTCGACGAGCCGCAGAAGGAAACCGAAGAGGAAGCAGTCACCGAACTCGCTTTCAACCCGGCTCTCCTCAAGAAGGTGGACGAACTCGAACTGTCGGTCCGTTCGGCAAACTGCCTGAAGAACGACAACATCGTCTACATCGGCGACCTCATTCAGAAGACCGAAGCAGAAATGCTCCGCACACCGAATTTTGGTCGCAAGTCGCTGAACGAAATCAAGGAAGTTCTCGCTTCCATGGGCCTGCACCTCGGCATGGAAGTGCCGGCATGGCCGCCCGAGAACATCGAAGATCTCGCCAAGCGTTACGAAGACCAATACTGA
- the rplQ gene encoding 50S ribosomal protein L17 translates to MRHAKAGRKLNRTASHRKAMFANMAASLITHEQIVTTLPKAKEIRPIVEKLVTLGKRGDLHARRQAISQIRDVAVVSKLFDTIATRYATRNGGYLRIMKAGFRQGDNAAMAVVEFVDRDTYAKGAADKARVAAEEQAVAA, encoded by the coding sequence ATGCGCCACGCAAAGGCCGGCCGCAAGCTGAACAGAACTGCAAGCCACCGCAAGGCGATGTTCGCCAACATGGCGGCTTCGCTGATCACCCACGAGCAGATCGTCACGACCCTGCCGAAGGCCAAGGAAATCCGCCCGATCGTCGAGAAGCTCGTCACGCTCGGCAAGCGCGGCGACCTGCACGCTCGCCGTCAGGCGATATCGCAGATCCGCGACGTCGCCGTCGTCTCGAAGCTGTTCGACACGATCGCAACGCGCTACGCCACCCGCAACGGCGGCTACCTGCGCATCATGAAGGCCGGCTTCCGTCAGGGCGACAATGCCGCCATGGCCGTCGTCGAATTCGTTGACCGCGACACCTATGCCAAGGGCGCAGCCGACAAGGCCCGCGTCGCTGCCGAAGAGCAGGCCGTAGCAGCCTAA
- a CDS encoding DUF2809 domain-containing protein, with protein sequence MVTGQAQLRKMIQTGPRPQLRRLATLLFVIALGLALRRFGYAIDLPFIVVKYGGSALWGAMVYLLLALFFGRLRPAAIVAMALFVTISVELFRLYHTPWLDAFRLTTAGALLLGRIFSLWNILAYVIGIAMACVLDQARPAMRSRR encoded by the coding sequence ATGGTGACGGGACAAGCTCAATTGCGTAAAATGATTCAAACCGGGCCTCGACCACAGCTCCGCCGTCTCGCCACCTTGCTTTTCGTCATCGCCCTCGGACTGGCGCTGAGGCGCTTTGGCTACGCAATCGATCTGCCGTTCATTGTCGTCAAATACGGCGGATCGGCCCTGTGGGGCGCGATGGTCTATCTGCTGCTGGCGCTGTTTTTCGGGAGATTGCGACCGGCGGCAATTGTCGCCATGGCGCTGTTCGTGACGATCTCAGTCGAATTGTTCCGGCTCTATCACACGCCCTGGCTCGATGCGTTTCGGTTGACCACTGCGGGCGCATTGCTGCTCGGCCGTATATTCTCGCTCTGGAACATATTGGCCTACGTGATTGGAATCGCCATGGCCTGCGTGCTCGATCAGGCGCGGCCGGCAATGCGATCCCGCCGATAA
- the msrQ gene encoding protein-methionine-sulfoxide reductase heme-binding subunit MsrQ, whose protein sequence is MAELSLAIPKRWQPASVWLLYAVGLVPAAWTFYLGATDQLGADPVKTFELFLGIWTIRFLIATLAVSPARELFGWNYLRYRRALGLLTFYYALMHFTVYMVLDQAMDVQAVINDVLKRPFIMFGMAGLAMLAPLAATSNNFSIRRLGNNWIWLHRLVYIIAACGALHFALSTKILDLQQYIYVGLIIALILYRSYRPIARSRKKGQGRSRQRAVAPAS, encoded by the coding sequence ATGGCGGAATTGTCGCTTGCCATCCCGAAGCGCTGGCAGCCCGCCTCCGTCTGGCTGCTTTATGCCGTGGGGCTCGTGCCTGCAGCCTGGACCTTCTATCTAGGCGCAACCGATCAGCTCGGCGCCGATCCGGTCAAGACCTTCGAGCTCTTCCTCGGCATCTGGACGATCCGTTTTCTGATCGCAACCCTTGCCGTCTCCCCTGCCCGTGAGCTTTTCGGCTGGAACTATCTGCGCTATCGCCGCGCGCTCGGCCTTTTGACCTTCTACTACGCGCTGATGCATTTCACCGTCTATATGGTGCTCGACCAGGCAATGGATGTCCAAGCCGTCATCAACGACGTGCTGAAGCGCCCCTTCATCATGTTCGGCATGGCGGGGCTGGCGATGCTCGCGCCGCTGGCGGCGACATCCAACAATTTCTCCATCCGCCGGCTCGGCAATAACTGGATCTGGCTGCATCGCCTCGTCTACATCATCGCCGCCTGCGGAGCGCTGCATTTCGCGCTCTCGACCAAGATCCTCGACCTCCAGCAATATATCTATGTCGGACTGATCATTGCGCTGATCCTCTACCGCTCTTATCGGCCGATTGCGCGCAGCCGAAAGAAAGGTCAGGGGCGATCGCGCCAGAGGGCGGTGGCTCCAGCCTCGTGA
- the msrP gene encoding protein-methionine-sulfoxide reductase catalytic subunit MsrP produces the protein MPSYRPPKIASSEITPRQVYVRRREFLGAAALGAMALYGAGKASAAALSAVQSKYKVDEKTTPLKDVTTYNNFYEFGLDKGDPAALSGDFKPLPWTVKVDGMVNKPGTFDIEALMKEFPIEERTYRMRCVEAWSMVIPWNGFPLASLLDKVEPLGSAKYVAFETVVRPEEMPGQKGFFQSLDWPYVEGLRLDEARHPLTLLAVGLYGETLPNQNGAPIRLVVPWKYGFKGIKSIVRITLTDQQPKNTWQVTNRQEYGFYANVNPAVDHPRWSQATERRIGESGFFGASRHPTLPFNGYADEVASLYAGMDLKANF, from the coding sequence ATGCCAAGCTACCGCCCACCGAAGATCGCCTCATCGGAGATCACGCCGCGCCAGGTCTATGTGCGCCGCCGTGAATTCCTGGGCGCTGCAGCGCTTGGCGCCATGGCGCTCTACGGCGCCGGCAAGGCGAGCGCGGCTGCGCTTTCCGCCGTCCAAAGCAAGTACAAGGTTGATGAGAAGACGACGCCGCTCAAGGATGTGACGACCTACAACAACTTCTATGAATTCGGCCTCGACAAGGGTGATCCTGCCGCTCTTTCCGGCGATTTCAAGCCGCTCCCCTGGACGGTCAAGGTCGACGGCATGGTCAACAAGCCCGGCACCTTCGACATCGAAGCGCTGATGAAGGAGTTCCCGATCGAGGAACGCACCTATCGGATGCGTTGCGTCGAGGCCTGGTCGATGGTCATTCCCTGGAACGGCTTCCCTCTGGCATCGCTGCTCGACAAGGTGGAGCCGCTCGGCAGCGCCAAATACGTCGCCTTCGAAACCGTCGTGCGGCCAGAGGAAATGCCGGGGCAGAAGGGTTTCTTCCAATCGCTCGACTGGCCCTATGTCGAGGGGCTGCGTCTCGACGAAGCGCGCCACCCGCTGACGCTGCTTGCTGTCGGGCTCTACGGCGAAACGCTGCCGAACCAGAACGGCGCGCCGATCCGCCTTGTCGTGCCGTGGAAATACGGCTTCAAGGGCATCAAGTCGATCGTCCGGATCACACTCACCGACCAGCAGCCGAAGAACACCTGGCAAGTGACCAACCGGCAGGAGTATGGCTTCTATGCCAACGTCAATCCGGCCGTCGATCATCCCCGCTGGAGCCAGGCCACCGAACGGCGCATAGGCGAAAGCGGCTTCTTCGGCGCCAGCCGCCACCCCACCCTGCCCTTCAACGGCTATGCCGATGAGGTGGCGAGCCTTTATGCCGGCATGGACCTGAAGGCGAATTTCTGA
- the ilvD gene encoding dihydroxy-acid dehydratase, which translates to MPAYRSRTTTHGRNMAGARGLWRATGMKDSDFGKPIIAVVNSFTQFVPGHVHLKDLGQLVAREIEAAGGVAKEFNTIAVDDGIAMGHDGMLYSLPSRELIADSVEYMVNAHCADAMVCISNCDKITPGMLMASLRLNIPTVFVSGGPMEAGKVVLHGKTHALDLVDAMVAAADDKISDEDVKVIERSACPTCGSCSGMFTANSMNCLTEALGLSLPGNGSTLATHADRKRLFVEAGHLIVDLARRYYEQDDVKALPRTIASKQAFENAMALDIAMGGSTNTVLHILAAAHEGEVDFTMTDIDALSRRVPCLSKVAPAKSDVHMEDVHRAGGIMSILGELDKGGLLNRDCPTVHAETLGDAIDRWDITRTNSETVRNFYRAAPGGIPTQVAFSQEARWDELDTDRQNGVIRSVEHPFSKDGGLAVLKGNLAIDGCIVKTAGVDESILKFSGPARVFESQDASVKAILANEVKSGDVVVIRYEGPKGGPGMQEMLYPTSYLKSKGLGKACALITDGRFSGGTSGLSIGHVSPEAANGGTIGLVREGDMIDIDIPNRTISLRVSEAELATRRVEQDGKGWHPTEVRKRNVTTALKAYAAFATSADRGAVRDLNAR; encoded by the coding sequence ATGCCAGCTTACCGTTCCAGAACCACGACCCACGGACGCAACATGGCAGGCGCGCGCGGCCTTTGGCGCGCCACGGGCATGAAGGATTCGGATTTCGGCAAGCCGATCATCGCGGTGGTGAATTCCTTCACCCAGTTCGTGCCCGGCCACGTGCATCTGAAGGATCTCGGCCAGCTCGTCGCTCGCGAAATCGAGGCAGCCGGGGGCGTCGCCAAGGAATTCAACACGATCGCCGTCGACGACGGTATCGCCATGGGCCATGACGGCATGCTCTATTCGCTGCCCTCGCGCGAACTCATCGCCGACAGCGTCGAATACATGGTCAATGCCCATTGCGCCGACGCCATGGTCTGCATTTCCAACTGCGACAAGATCACGCCCGGCATGCTGATGGCGTCCCTGCGCCTCAACATCCCGACAGTCTTCGTATCGGGCGGTCCAATGGAAGCCGGCAAGGTCGTGCTGCACGGCAAGACGCATGCGCTGGACCTTGTCGATGCCATGGTCGCCGCTGCCGACGACAAGATCTCCGATGAAGACGTCAAGGTCATCGAGCGTTCGGCCTGTCCGACCTGCGGTTCGTGCTCCGGCATGTTTACCGCAAACTCGATGAACTGCCTGACGGAAGCGCTTGGCCTGTCGTTGCCCGGCAACGGCTCGACGCTCGCCACCCATGCCGATCGCAAGCGCCTCTTCGTCGAAGCCGGCCACCTGATCGTCGATCTCGCCCGCCGCTATTACGAGCAAGACGACGTCAAGGCGCTGCCGCGCACCATCGCCTCCAAGCAGGCCTTCGAGAATGCCATGGCGCTCGATATCGCCATGGGCGGTTCGACCAACACGGTCTTGCACATCCTTGCCGCCGCCCATGAAGGCGAAGTCGATTTCACCATGACCGATATCGATGCGCTGTCGCGCCGCGTGCCGTGCCTGTCGAAGGTGGCGCCCGCCAAGAGCGACGTGCATATGGAGGACGTCCACCGCGCCGGCGGCATCATGTCGATCCTCGGAGAGCTCGACAAGGGCGGCCTCTTGAACCGCGATTGCCCGACCGTTCATGCCGAGACGCTTGGCGATGCGATCGATCGCTGGGATATCACCCGCACCAATAGCGAAACGGTCCGCAACTTCTATCGCGCCGCCCCCGGCGGCATCCCGACCCAGGTCGCGTTCAGCCAGGAAGCCCGCTGGGACGAACTCGACACCGATCGCCAGAACGGTGTCATCCGCTCGGTCGAGCATCCCTTCTCCAAGGACGGCGGCCTTGCTGTGCTCAAGGGCAATCTCGCGATCGACGGCTGCATCGTCAAGACGGCTGGCGTCGATGAATCGATCCTGAAATTCTCCGGCCCCGCTCGCGTCTTCGAAAGCCAGGATGCCTCCGTCAAGGCGATTCTCGCCAATGAGGTCAAATCAGGCGACGTCGTCGTCATCCGCTACGAAGGCCCGAAGGGTGGCCCAGGCATGCAGGAAATGCTCTATCCGACGAGCTATCTGAAGTCGAAGGGCCTCGGCAAGGCCTGCGCGCTTATCACCGATGGCCGCTTCTCCGGCGGCACCTCCGGCCTTTCGATTGGCCACGTCTCGCCGGAAGCGGCAAACGGCGGCACGATCGGTCTGGTGCGCGAAGGCGACATGATCGATATCGACATCCCGAACCGCACGATCAGCCTGCGCGTCAGCGAAGCCGAGCTCGCCACCCGCCGCGTCGAGCAGGACGGCAAGGGTTGGCATCCCACGGAAGTCCGCAAGCGCAATGTCACGACCGCGCTGAAGGCGTATGCAGCCTTCGCAACCAGCGCCGACCGCGGCGCCGTGCGTGATTTGAACGCCCGCTGA
- a CDS encoding lysozyme inhibitor LprI family protein has protein sequence MMTTKAMTAAFGLAILISSSNVTAAASFDCDAKELKADEKVICDTRALNDADVKMATTFELLSGLLAMGSRGTLQDEQTAWLKKRQECAADAACLKAAYDERLKQLGETYKNINRPL, from the coding sequence ATGATGACGACAAAAGCGATGACGGCGGCCTTTGGTTTGGCGATCCTGATTTCCTCATCGAATGTGACCGCGGCCGCCAGCTTCGATTGCGATGCGAAGGAATTGAAGGCCGATGAAAAGGTCATCTGCGACACTCGTGCGCTCAATGATGCCGATGTGAAGATGGCGACGACCTTCGAACTTCTCTCCGGCCTGCTTGCGATGGGCTCGCGCGGAACCCTGCAGGACGAACAGACGGCATGGCTGAAGAAGCGACAGGAATGCGCCGCTGATGCCGCCTGCCTGAAGGCCGCCTATGACGAACGGCTTAAGCAATTGGGCGAGACCTATAAAAACATCAACCGGCCGCTGTGA
- a CDS encoding YkvA family protein, giving the protein MQLISKAKTWAKSLKRDIVALWLAAGDRRVPRYAKGVAGAVAAYALSPIDLIPDFIPVLGYLDDLVIVPLGILLATRLVPADVMRELREEAARRIERPSGRSGLIFILAVWLVCIIFLALALRKLA; this is encoded by the coding sequence ATGCAACTGATATCAAAAGCCAAAACCTGGGCGAAGTCACTGAAGCGTGACATCGTCGCCCTATGGCTTGCCGCCGGGGACCGGCGCGTGCCCCGGTACGCGAAAGGGGTGGCCGGCGCCGTTGCCGCCTACGCGCTGTCGCCGATCGATCTCATCCCAGATTTCATTCCCGTGCTCGGCTATCTCGATGATCTCGTCATCGTGCCGCTCGGCATCCTGCTGGCAACGCGGCTCGTTCCGGCCGACGTCATGCGCGAATTGCGCGAGGAAGCCGCACGACGCATCGAGCGCCCCTCCGGCCGGTCCGGACTGATCTTCATCCTTGCCGTCTGGCTCGTCTGCATCATCTTCCTGGCTCTGGCCTTGCGCAAGCTGGCCTGA